A single window of Narcine bancroftii isolate sNarBan1 chromosome 1, sNarBan1.hap1, whole genome shotgun sequence DNA harbors:
- the marveld2b gene encoding MARVEL domain-containing protein 2b → MSSGASSGQRSRTSHETRRNRERVTQYDEVPRENQTLHPPLKENILPSSGTKILKDSDLAVSADPLPPPPLPLQPPVGPEFYLHEDDEPVTALELKPVRRFIPDSVKNLFKGKNDNQLVNMSSINHSNGVECSPPASPTPSVREEFKLEGQKSGASSYRDPFGGSGGSYNSRKEVEAMLPRDPYDSLDRQTRTVQSYNEKVQEYNLKYSYMKSWAGFLRILGAVQLLFGAAVFACVCAYIHKDNEWYNMFGYSRPYSHAANSLRGGYYYDGPKTPFVIVVASLAWVITIILLVLGMSMYYRTILLDSNWWPLTEFAINVVLFILFLAAAIVYLNDMNRGGLCYYPLFNTPLNATFCRVEGGQIAAVIFLFTAMFLYLISSIVCLKLWRQEAIRRQQNYEEFKLTSTEAGTSTEMALRSKERSVGADASNKELKPPILSGYIPAGHIPKPLVMADYLAKYPSIRSAEERERYKAVFNDQHAEYKELHAEVQTVLKKFNEMDAMMSRLPQHVGSQQEYDRIATVFHKYQKKKNDPTFLEKKERCEYLKNKLSHIKQRIQEYDKVMNWNDQL, encoded by the exons ATGTCTTCGGGAGCATCTTCAGGACAGAGATCCAGAACTTCCCATGAAACTCGTAGGAATCGAGAAAGGGTCACCCAATATGATGAGGTTCCTCGAGAAAATCAGACGTTGCATCCACCTCTCAAGGAGAACATTCTCCCTTCATCTGGCACTAAAATTCTGAAAGATTCTGATTTAGCAGTGAGTGCAGATCCACTGCCCCCACCACCTTTACCTCTGCAACCACCTGTTGGTCCTGAATTTTATTTGCATGAGGACGATGAACCGGTAACTGCTCTGGAATTGAAACCAGTAAGACGTTTCATTCCAGATTCTGTGAAAAACTTGTTCAAAGGTAAAAATGACAATCAGTTGGTGAATATGTCATCTATCAATCACAGTAACGGAGTAGAGTGCTCGCCACCTGCCTCCCCAACACCTTCTGTTCGAGAAGAATTCAAATTAGAAGGACAGAAATCAGGTGCAAGTTCTTACAGGGATCCATTTGGAGGCTCTGGGGGAAGCTACAACTCTCGGAAAGAAGTTGAAGCTATGCTTCCGCGAGATCCCTATGATTCGTTAGATCGTCAAACCCGCACAGTGCAGAGCTACAATGAGAAGGTGCAGGAATACAACTTGAAATACTCCTATATGAAATCATGGGCTGGATTTTTGAGGATCTTGGGCGCAGTTCAGTTGCTGTTTGGAGCAGCTGTATTTGCCTGTGTTTGTGCCTACATCCACAAAGACAATGAATGGTACAATATGTTTGGCTACTCCCGTCCATATAGTCATGCCGCCAATAGTTTGCGAGGAGGCTACTATTACGATGGGCCAAAGACTCCTTTTGTTATTGTTGTTGCAAGCTTGGCATGGGTAATTACCATTATTTTACTTGTGCTGGGCATGTCCATGTACTATCGCACTATTTTGCTTGATTCCAACTGGTGGCCATTGACTGAATTTGCCATAAACGTTGTCCTTTTTATCCTCTTTCTGGCTGCTGCTATAGTGTATTTAAATGATATGAACCGTGGTGGCCTTTGTTATTATCCGCTCTTCAATACTCCACTGAATGCTACATTTTGCCGTGTAGAAGGGGGACAAATCGCTGCAGTCATCTTCCTGTTTACTGCCATGTTCCTGTATCTCATCAGTTCCATTGTGTGTCTAAAGCTGTGGAGGCAAGAGGCAATAAGGAGACAACAAAACTATGAGGAGTTTAAG CTGACAAGTACAGAAGCTGGCACATCAACAGAAATG GCCTTGCGATCCAAGGAGAGGTCTGTAGGAGCTGATGCGAGCAACAAAGAATTGAAACCACCAATACTAAGTGGATACATTCCTGCAGGTCACATTCCAAAACCACTTGTTATGGCTGACTACCTAGC taAGTATCCTTCTATTAGATCGGCTGAAGAACGGGAACGCTACAAGGCTGTATTTAATGATCAACATGCAGAATACAAAGAACTTCATGCAGAAGTGCAAACTGTTCTGAAAAAGTTCAATGAAATGGATGCAATGATGAGCAGACTTCCTCAGCATGTAGGGTCCCAACAG GAGTATGACAGGATTGCCACGGTTTTCCACAAGTATCAGAAGAAGAAAAAT GATCCCACattcttggaaaaaaaagaacGATGTGAATATTTGAAAAACAAACTCTCCCATATCAAACAAAGAATTCAAGAATATGACAAAGTCATGAACTGGAATGACCAGTTGTAA